In the genome of Dromiciops gliroides isolate mDroGli1 chromosome 1, mDroGli1.pri, whole genome shotgun sequence, the window aCCAGTGCTTCCTTGTGTGTGTAGTGCGCAGACCTAGCCCCAGATACTTTGAGCCACAGAAGTTCACTTTCTCATTGGTTAACCTCTTTAAAGTGTCTGAGCGGATAGCTATGTGGTACACACATACAGCTGATACTTTATTCTAGCCTCATGATTCACCCTGATGTACAGTTATGAAAATGTAATCCTGGAAGCTAACCTGACTTCCCTGGTAATAAGTGGTTGTAGCTGGTAATGAAAGTTATACAGGAGGAAATAACTCATTACAATGTACCATGGTCAGAATGAGCCAGATTGGGTGCAGGTTTGTCAAActattctttaaatatattttattctctgTTGCTATTGTTTAAGGTTTTGTATTCCCttgtaaaatgaacaaaaagaccTAGAAggtttaatattaataaaattactttagtctgaaaaaaaattacaaatgaggaaaccaaagcagagagataaagtgattttcctaaggttcACCCAATTAGTAAATGATACTTGTTAGAACTGAAGGGTCTTCTGGGTCCAAATCTTGTGATCTTTCCTATATAGCAAAATAGTCTAAAGGGTGAAGTGTAAACGGAGGTTGGAAGAGGATAGGAGGTAGGAAGGGCTAGTTATGTTTTTTATGGGGACTAGGGGAAGAGATATAGCAGCAGAGGGTGTAACCAGAAGTTATAGTGGAGTGGGCAAGAGACCCTTTGCTATAGTTGAGAGTCATGCACGGTCCAGGTTCCTGGCCAGGCAGAGATGGAAGGGCAGTCTGTAACACTGATGTAAAGGCAAGCAGGAGAAGATCAGGCTTATCAGGAGATCCTAGAGGTAGCAGCCTGGTAGGCAGATTGGGCATCCAGTGCCAGAGCAGGACCCCACAGGGAGGAATGACACCCCAGGGATGTTGATATTTGAGGAGGGGGGGTCTCCATCATGGTTCTGGCTTTGCTTTCCATTACATCACCAAGTCAGCTGAGGATCAgaggatttagggctggaagcaCCTTAGAAATTTTATAACCCTTCCCTTTACGggagagtaaactgaggcccacagagattaaGAGGCTTGCTGGGTCACAGGAGTCCcagtttgaatttaggtcctctgatTATTAATCCACGGCTTTTCCGTAGCTCAAGGTCTTACACTTCctatcaaaaacaaaactaaatcttCTCTCTGGGTTAAGGGAAAGAGGTCTTGGATAAACGCTACTGCTGCTCCTTTTGTATAAAAATATGACTCCTGCCAGGTAAGAAATCCTATGAAAACGTACACTGACATCCCGCCCTTCCAGAAAGAACACGGTGGAAAAATCCTCCAGTGCTCAGGTTGTCTGCATTTCCtttccccgcctccccccccccaaaaaaaaaaagctttaaggGAAAATCTTTATTGAAAACATCTTTTTCCGGGTAATGGAACTGAAACCCTGGCACTCATTACACATTCCCAAGGGGCACTGGATTGAAGAGGGCAGCTGCTTCTCCAAAACTAGCATTTGCTCACCCCAAAGTCTCAGCTACAGCTTCCCACTCCTTTTCCACTCAGCGTCCATCTCCACCCCCCACCACCTGCTTCCTCCTAAGTAGGAGGGATAAGTGTCAAAGGCTCAGGGAGGGgggcggggtgtgtgtgtgtgtgtgtgtgtgtgtgtgtgtgtgtgtgtgtgtgtgtgtgtgtgtgtgtgtgtgtgtgtgtgtgtgtgtgtgtgtgtgtgtgtgtgtgtgtgtgtgtgtgtgtgtgtgtgtgttagggggcGGAGTTTCTTTTCAACGCCCAATCAAGGCTGAGATCGGGCCGGTGGCGCTGGTGACGTTAGCCTTTCTGCCTCCTCCCCTACCCCGCCTACCTCCACACGCGCGCTGTGGCGCGCGCTTAAGAGAAAAGAGGCTAGCGGGTCGTGGGTGAGAGCAGGATGAGCATGCGCAACAGCTCGAGGAAGGCGGGGTTGGCGGCGCTAGGAATCCGTATGCGCGGGCGCGCAGGTGCGCGCacggggcgggggggtggggggggtcgcCGGCCCCGGGTGGAGGGGGCGGTTCCTCGAGTGTCAAGGGCCGGCTGGCGGGCAGGCGGGTGGCAggtgccgccgccgccgccgcggccgCAGCGttcacctcctcttcctcctcttcctcctctgcctcctcctccacctcttctAGCTCCAACGGCGATGAGCAGGATCCCGGCGGCCACCGCACCTACTTGCTGCCTGTCACCCGGAGCTTCCCGGTCCGAGTCCGGCCTCCTCCTCGTCCCGCAGGCCCCCGCGGCGCGGCACTGCCCCTGAAGAGGAGCGGCGGCCTCCCGGCCTCTCCCCGGTCCTCCAGGGCCTGCGCTCGGGGGCCCCTTCCCTCCCCCGGCCCCCCCGCTGTCCTCAATGTCTCCCCGGCGGGGAGGGGGCTGCCTTGGAGACGCGCTGAGCAGTCCCCCCCGGCGGCCCCCccgcagtagcagcagcagcggcagcagcccCGGCAGCAGTAGCAGCGGCCCCCGCGGCGCCCCGCCTCCGCCCCCGGCCCCGGCGGCGGTGGCGGCCTGGAGGAGCCGCCCCCCAGCCGCCGATCCCCGAGCCTCGCAGCCCCCGCCGCCCCGCAGCCGCGGAGAGAGCGGCGGGCGCCCCCCGGGGAAGATGAAGGCGGAGGGGGCAGATAACTCCATGATCAACCTGTCGGTGCAGCAGGTCCTGAGTCTCTGGGCCCACGGGACGGTGCTGAGGAACCTAACGGGTAAAGTCAGCGCCCCCCACCCGCCCCAGGGGAGCCCGGGTGGCCCAATCCAGAGGGTGGGGACGGGGGACAGCAGTGTTGTCCCGCTTCTTGCCTTGTTCATAACCTATCTCCCTCACCCCACTATCACTTTTCCTTAGGGCAGGGGATCTTCCCCTGACCCCCTTTATggtcttttctaaaaaaaaaaaaatcaccattggattcttttgtgttttattttatgcatttaaaaacattcagagAGAGTgatccataggcttcaacagACTGCCATAGGGGTCCacgaaggaaaaaaagaaagaaaaaaaaagaataagaacttCTTAGCGTAAAAAGGAATTAACCGCCCCCTTCCCCTTATTTCTCGCCTTCCTCTCCCCAGTTGTATGGCAGATTTCCAGTCttgaaaagtaataataataattaatgattatagcaacatttaaatagcactctAAGCTTTGCAGAGCGCTATGTATttattcttatttgatcttcactacaATACCTTGAAGTAAGTtctatcattattctcattttagagatgaggaaactgaggcaaacaaaggttaagccagggtcacaaaactagtaagtatctgaggcaggatttgaactctgagctTTGACTCTTAAGTCTATCTAGCATTGTCTACTTCTAGTGAGATGTATTACTCTATGTGGTCTTTACAGCTGAGAATCTTAATTACCTACCCTAGTCCCATTTTCCCAGCCCCTATTCGTTTCCTTAAATAGTGTAGGGAGGCGTTTGTGGTTCACCTCTTTGGGGCATCTTAAGAGTTGTTTAGTCTCTGTAGTACTCCTAATAGTTTTAGTTATACATGGGAATTATTATTAGTGACTGAAGTTCAAAATAAGTAGCTTTCTGTTTCCACATATCTCTTCTTAGTGTTGCATTTGTGGCGGGGTGCAGGTGTAGAAGAatagattttttccttttcaaatcttCTCAAGTAATATAATGGAACTTAAAGCATAGCAAGTTTTCTGGTTTTTCAACAGTTTATCTTGCTCATGATGTTGATATCTAATTAATTAGACTACAGTGGAAGCAGTGCTGGGATGGCTAATGAATATGCACATTATCTAGAAAGGGTGATCAGACTTAACCATATGTGattgtggtatataattttcattatctAGGACAATGAAGTTTGAACCCATATTATTTTAAAGCACAATAACTTGAACTACATACTTTTGCCTTTCAATCTAGAAGTAGTGGTGGAGGGTCTTCCCCTCTACTCCCTTTGAAATTTAATATTACCACATTATTGTTGCTTTATGATTCTACACTTTTTAGAAATTAGTTTAACAATATAATAATgaagataaatatataatatgtctaAATGGGAATTAGCTTAGTTTTGTGCAGTGTAATATGAAAGTCATTGCTTTTTGTTAATGTGcacattttaaagcttttttttcattaaaaaaggaagaaataatgatAGCTATGTGCTTAGCAATATAAGTGATCTTAGatccaaaattattttaagtaCAAGTCAGTACCTCTTTATGACTATTCAGGATCTGCAATTAAAAGAATAAACTTTAAAAGATAGGATTTAATTCTTGAAAATATCTTAGCTGTACTCTTATCTTTGTAGAACATTGGTATTTCAGAATGTTTGTGGGAAAAGGTAGCATCCTGATTCTTGAACACAAAACAAATAGATTTAATATTTGATATTATATGGAATTAAATTCCAGAGAGTGGATAGAGGAATTTGAAGTAAATTATAGACAAGCTTTCTTCGATTTGAAGTTAACAAATTGTTGGGGATTTTAGGTTACCCATTCAGCTCAATTGCTTCACTTTGTAACTATGGTGTTAAGAACTGAATGTCTTTGGGCAATTTGGCATTAAGATAATAACTGGTTTTTATAATCTTAAGCTACATTTAAGGAAAAGCCGCATGCTATTTTACCATTTAACTTTTAGTAAGAGCCACAACCTAAGGAGAACCATATGAACCAAACTATTAcagatttcttcttctctttctgcaGGGTTTGATATAAATGTCAAATGTTTTGTCTTCATCCACAGTTTAGATATAGGTAACTTCATTTTTCTGGAAATTAACTgaggaattaaaaagaaaagagaaaataggtcTCTGAACAACCAAAATATATGATTAGTCTTTCTGTGGTCTTCAACCCAGAACCTGTTTAGTCTTTCTTTACACACAATTTTAACAAACTTTATTATGTGATTTCATTAGACTAAAAGCAGCATGTGAGATAGCCCAGGAGGACTGCTATAGACCAACACATCACCAGCAATATGAAGTGACATGTGATTACAAGATAGGGGGTGCGtatgattataaatttagagctggaaaggccctCAGAAATCAGCTAATTCAagtctcttattttacaaatgaaggaactgaagtccagggagggcaagtgacttgcccaaggccacataaaGAGAGCCACACCAATATAATTCCAGTCAAGAtcctcttactccaaattcagtatttttCCCATAGTACTTTGCTTCCTCATGATTGCAAAAGGCAAAGAGATTTAGAACCATTAACTGGACAAATAGACTTAAAGATTTCAATAGGTTCTGAAAGTGtaattatgtaattataattaGTATTTAAAATGACCCTGAGTCAtcagttaaatttaatatattctgTTTAAGAAGGCAAAGtagtatataaaacatttttagaaagagtGTCATCTCAAGAGGTTAGCAAATAAGCTAGCTGAAATTGCTTATTTTATAAGGTTTTGGATTGGGATCGAGAGGAAGAATTTACTGagcatgtatttatatacattcaTGACTGAATTATTAGCATATCTCAAgtggtttaaaatatatttagaaaacagtaaattatttatcattttgtctCAACACATTTAAAACATTGAGTCTTTggtaatagttcacatttatgaagcactgtCCTTAAAATAATGCTGTTAAGCAGGAAGGCAAGTATTAGAACTTTTTTatacaagaggaaactgaagttgagaagTAAAATGCTTTGACTAAGttaacacagataataaatgttggaccCTAGATTCAAACTTGGTTCTATCACATTTTCCACTCTATCAGTGGTTTCTAAGTTTTGAGTTTGTGGATTCTGGTGAAGCTAGAGAATCTATTTTCCACAatatcttccttctcccccaataACTGGctgttatacatatttatacatatatacatatcatgcAGAATTAAAAGGTTGAAGAGAATGAGAACCATTTGACTCTACC includes:
- the TMEM170B gene encoding transmembrane protein 170B; amino-acid sequence: MSPRRGGGCLGDALSSPPRRPPRSSSSSGSSPGSSSSGPRGAPPPPPAPAAVAAWRSRPPAADPRASQPPPPRSRGESGGRPPGKMKAEGADNSMINLSVQQVLSLWAHGTVLRNLTEMWYWIFLWALFSSLFVHGAAGVLMFVMLQRHRQGRVISVIVVSIGFLASITGAMITSAAVAGIYRVAGKNMAPLEALVLGVGQTVLTLIISFSRILATL